In a genomic window of Enterobacter asburiae:
- a CDS encoding fimbrial biogenesis usher protein produces MKNHQGRYCPVALALMAALWPQAGWSESYFNPAFLSDDTASVADLSRFEQGHQQAPGIYRVDIWRNDEFIGTQDVRFEQAENVPPMAGGLSPCITRAMLDRFGVNVAAFPELANVQGETCVPLTTAIPGSETVFNFASQRLNVSLPQVAMQNSARGYIPPEQWDEGIPAALVNYSFTGNRGSEDDSYYLNLQSGLNYGAWRLRNNGAWRYTQNNGKRRSEWQNIGTWAQRTVIPLKSELVLGDSNTGNDVFDSVGFRGGRLFSSDSMYPDSLQGYAPTVRGIARTPAKVVVRQNGYVIYQSYVQPGAFAITDLNPTSSSGDLDVTVEEKDGSQQRYTVPYSTVPLLQREGRWKYDLVAGDYRSGNSDQDTPFFAQGTLITGLANGITLYGGTQLASRYTALAVGAGKNLGDWGAVSVDITHARSQLADDSKHEGQSLRFLYAKSLNGFGTNFQLLGYRYSTKGFYTLDDVAWRSMEGYQYADSQDDNDVPDVQSYHNLTWNKKGRFQLNISQSLGDYGSVYISGSEQTYWGTDETNLWYQLGYAGGVKGINYSLSWSWNKSVGIEGTDRIASFNVSVPFSLFTRQGYRRDSAIDRAYATASASRNSDGDTSWQTGVSGTLLEDRNLNYSVTQGHASTNGSSGSASANWQATYGTLGVGYNYSRDQHDLNWQLSGGVVGHADGVTFSQPLGDTNVLIKAPGASGVRVENQTGVKTDWRGYAVMPYATVYRYNRVALDTNTMSNSTDIENNVSSVVPTKGALVRASFDTRIGVRALLTVTRGNQPVPFGAVVREVQSGMTSMVGDDGQIYLSGLPLEGELLIQWGNGAQSQCRAPYSLPEKSLQQAITLKGIRCD; encoded by the coding sequence ATGAAAAATCACCAGGGACGTTACTGCCCGGTTGCACTGGCGCTGATGGCCGCGCTCTGGCCGCAGGCCGGCTGGAGCGAAAGCTACTTCAACCCGGCCTTCTTGTCCGACGACACCGCCAGCGTGGCGGATTTGTCGCGTTTTGAACAGGGGCACCAGCAGGCGCCCGGCATTTATCGCGTTGATATCTGGCGTAACGATGAGTTTATCGGCACCCAGGACGTGCGTTTTGAGCAGGCCGAGAACGTGCCGCCGATGGCGGGCGGTTTGTCGCCGTGCATTACGCGCGCGATGCTCGATCGCTTTGGCGTCAACGTTGCCGCATTTCCCGAACTGGCTAACGTGCAGGGTGAAACGTGCGTTCCGTTGACCACGGCCATTCCCGGCAGCGAAACGGTATTTAACTTTGCCTCGCAGCGCCTTAACGTCAGCCTCCCGCAGGTGGCGATGCAGAACAGCGCGCGCGGCTATATTCCGCCTGAACAGTGGGATGAAGGCATTCCCGCCGCGCTGGTGAACTACAGCTTCACGGGCAACCGGGGAAGCGAAGACGACAGCTATTACCTGAACCTGCAGAGCGGGCTGAACTATGGTGCCTGGCGTTTACGTAACAACGGCGCATGGCGCTACACGCAAAATAACGGCAAGCGGCGCAGCGAGTGGCAGAATATTGGCACCTGGGCGCAGCGCACCGTTATCCCGCTGAAAAGTGAGCTGGTGCTGGGCGACAGCAACACCGGGAATGACGTTTTCGACAGCGTCGGTTTTCGCGGCGGGCGGCTTTTCTCGTCCGACAGCATGTATCCCGACAGCCTGCAGGGCTACGCGCCGACCGTGCGCGGTATTGCCCGTACGCCTGCCAAAGTGGTGGTTCGCCAGAACGGCTACGTTATCTATCAGAGCTACGTCCAGCCCGGCGCGTTCGCCATCACCGATCTTAACCCGACCTCCTCCAGCGGTGACCTGGACGTTACGGTGGAAGAGAAAGACGGCAGCCAGCAGCGCTACACCGTGCCGTACTCCACCGTGCCGCTCCTGCAGCGTGAAGGTCGCTGGAAATATGACCTCGTGGCGGGGGATTACCGCAGCGGTAACAGCGACCAGGATACACCATTCTTCGCCCAGGGCACCCTGATTACCGGCCTGGCCAACGGCATTACGCTCTATGGCGGCACCCAGCTGGCGTCACGCTATACCGCATTGGCCGTCGGTGCCGGGAAAAACCTCGGTGACTGGGGGGCAGTCTCCGTCGATATCACCCACGCCCGCAGCCAGCTCGCGGACGACAGCAAACATGAAGGGCAGTCCCTGCGTTTTCTTTATGCAAAATCGCTGAACGGATTTGGCACCAACTTCCAGCTGCTGGGTTATCGCTACTCCACAAAAGGGTTTTACACCCTGGACGATGTGGCCTGGCGCTCAATGGAGGGCTACCAGTATGCCGATAGCCAGGACGATAACGATGTGCCGGACGTGCAGAGCTATCACAACCTGACGTGGAATAAAAAAGGCCGCTTCCAGCTCAACATTTCCCAGTCGCTGGGGGACTACGGTTCGGTCTATATCTCCGGGAGCGAGCAAACATACTGGGGGACGGACGAAACGAACCTCTGGTATCAGCTGGGCTACGCGGGGGGCGTGAAGGGAATCAACTACTCCCTGTCATGGTCGTGGAACAAATCCGTCGGGATCGAGGGTACCGACCGGATCGCGTCGTTTAACGTCTCCGTGCCGTTTAGCCTCTTTACCCGTCAGGGCTATCGCCGGGACAGCGCGATCGATCGCGCCTATGCCACCGCATCCGCCAGCCGAAACAGCGATGGCGACACGAGCTGGCAAACCGGCGTCAGCGGCACGCTGCTGGAAGATCGCAACCTGAACTACAGCGTGACCCAGGGACACGCCAGCACCAATGGCTCAAGCGGAAGCGCCAGCGCCAACTGGCAGGCGACCTACGGCACGCTGGGCGTGGGCTACAACTATTCCCGCGATCAGCACGATCTCAACTGGCAGCTCTCCGGCGGGGTGGTTGGCCATGCCGACGGCGTGACCTTCAGCCAGCCGCTGGGCGATACCAACGTGCTGATTAAGGCGCCGGGGGCATCAGGCGTCAGAGTGGAAAACCAGACCGGCGTGAAGACCGACTGGCGAGGCTACGCGGTCATGCCGTATGCCACCGTCTACCGCTACAACCGCGTGGCGCTGGACACCAATACCATGAGCAACAGCACCGATATCGAAAACAACGTGAGCAGCGTGGTGCCAACCAAAGGCGCGCTGGTCCGCGCCAGCTTTGATACCCGCATTGGCGTGCGCGCTTTGCTGACGGTAACGCGTGGCAACCAGCCCGTGCCGTTCGGCGCCGTGGTGCGTGAAGTCCAGAGCGGCATGACCAGCATGGTGGGTGATGACGGGCAAATATACCTGAGTGGGCTGCCGCTGGAAGGCGAACTGCTGATCCAGTGGGGGAACGGGGCGCAATCCCAGTGCCGTGCGCCTTACAGCTTGCCTGAAAAGAGCCTGCAACAGGCGATCACACTTAAGGGGATCCGCTGTGATTAA
- the fimC gene encoding type 1 fimbria chaperone FimC, producing the protein MNMLIKPGLLLSFILMMVSACANASGGIALGATRVIYPADAKQTSLAITNSNKQERYLINAWIENASGQKEKTFAVTPPLFVSEPDSENTLRIIYAGPALPADRESLFYMNVKAIPSVNKAKTENNNVLQLAILSRIKLFVRPTNLAMQPDEALSQLRFERVGNHLKVSNASPYYITLVNLKLGGQTLENLMVAPKNSAQQVLPAGAGGTLSWQSVNDYGAITPARSVNL; encoded by the coding sequence ATGAATATGCTAATTAAACCAGGACTGCTTTTATCGTTTATTTTAATGATGGTTTCTGCTTGCGCGAATGCTTCCGGCGGTATTGCGCTGGGGGCCACGCGCGTTATTTATCCGGCGGATGCGAAGCAAACGTCGCTGGCGATCACCAACAGCAATAAACAAGAACGCTATTTAATTAACGCGTGGATCGAAAATGCCAGCGGTCAAAAGGAAAAAACCTTTGCCGTCACGCCGCCGCTGTTCGTTAGCGAGCCGGACAGCGAAAACACGCTGCGTATTATTTACGCTGGTCCGGCGCTGCCTGCCGATCGCGAATCGCTCTTTTACATGAACGTGAAGGCGATCCCGTCAGTGAATAAAGCGAAAACAGAAAACAATAACGTGTTGCAGCTGGCGATCCTCTCACGCATCAAGCTGTTTGTGCGCCCGACTAACCTGGCGATGCAGCCGGATGAGGCGCTGTCCCAGCTGCGTTTTGAGCGCGTGGGGAACCATCTTAAAGTCAGCAACGCCTCTCCGTACTACATCACCCTGGTCAACCTGAAGCTGGGCGGCCAGACGCTGGAAAACCTGATGGTGGCGCCGAAAAACTCGGCTCAGCAGGTGCTGCCCGCCGGGGCCGGCGGTACGCTCTCCTGGCAGAGCGTGAATGACTACGGCGCCATTACACCAGCGCGCAGCGTCAACCTGTGA
- the folD gene encoding bifunctional methylenetetrahydrofolate dehydrogenase/methenyltetrahydrofolate cyclohydrolase FolD, with protein sequence MAAKIIDGKTIAQQVRSEVAEKVKARKAAGFRAPGLAVVLVGSNPASQIYVGSKRKACEEVGFVSRSYDLPETTSEAELLELIDTLNADKEIDGILVQLPLPAGIDNVKVLERIAPDKDVDGFHPYNVGRLCQRAPRLRPCTPRGIVTLLERYNIDTYGLNAVVIGASNIVGRPMSMELLLAGCTTTVTHRFTKNLRHHVENADLLIVAVGKPGFIPGEWIKEGAIVVDVGINRLENGKVVGDVVYEDAAARASYITPVPGGVGPMTVATLIQNTLQACEEYHDVEEA encoded by the coding sequence ATGGCAGCAAAGATTATTGACGGTAAAACGATTGCGCAGCAGGTGCGCTCTGAGGTCGCGGAAAAAGTGAAGGCGCGTAAAGCGGCAGGATTTCGCGCCCCCGGGCTGGCCGTTGTGCTGGTTGGCAGCAACCCGGCATCGCAGATTTATGTCGGCAGCAAACGCAAAGCGTGTGAAGAGGTGGGGTTCGTCTCCCGCTCTTACGATTTGCCGGAAACCACCAGCGAAGCGGAACTACTGGAACTTATTGACACTCTGAATGCCGATAAAGAGATCGACGGCATTCTGGTTCAGCTGCCACTGCCGGCAGGTATCGATAACGTGAAGGTGCTGGAGCGTATCGCGCCGGATAAAGACGTTGACGGTTTCCATCCGTATAACGTGGGTCGCCTGTGCCAGCGCGCGCCGCGTCTGCGCCCGTGCACCCCGCGCGGCATCGTGACGCTGCTTGAGCGTTATAACATCGACACCTACGGCCTGAACGCCGTCGTCATCGGTGCGTCCAACATCGTGGGCCGCCCGATGAGCATGGAGCTGCTGTTGGCCGGCTGCACCACCACCGTGACCCACCGCTTTACCAAAAACCTGCGTCACCACGTCGAGAATGCCGACCTGCTGATCGTCGCAGTGGGCAAGCCGGGCTTTATTCCGGGCGAGTGGATTAAAGAGGGCGCGATTGTCGTGGATGTAGGAATTAACCGTCTGGAAAACGGCAAGGTGGTCGGCGACGTGGTCTACGAAGATGCGGCGGCTCGCGCCTCTTACATCACGCCAGTACCGGGCGGCGTTGGCCCGATGACCGTCGCAACGCTGATTCAGAATACTTTGCAGGCATGCGAAGAGTACCACGATGTAGAGGAAGCATAA
- a CDS encoding PTS transporter subunit EIIC, whose amino-acid sequence MSLISGFVKSLSKLSMIGRALMLPISLLPAAGLLLAFGDKFHLPLMMNAGGVIFDNLPMLFAIGSAVGLASESGIAALSAAVSVFVTNITISTVLSITPEMASQGGKYAMVVGIPTLQMGVFGGLICGILAAWCYNRFHTMQLPEFLGFFSGKRFVAIATAFLSFLMGLLLPYVWQHIQAGIDALSVIVNGDNQAASTFIFGLVERALIPLGLHHIWYPSFWYSFGDYTTQAGQVIHGDQTIWFKMLEEGVKSFSSDTYQNAGKFMQGEFPLMLFALPAACLAMYHEAHTKNKKIAAGILFSAALTCFLTGITEPVEFTFIFVAPILYVFNAIMAGLAYMTMYLLHAHIAKSFSAGFIDYLSFGILPSFNGYQTNFLSAIIIGIPMALIYYFTFRFVIRRFDVKTPGRTEVTASANDKSDSELATEIIGLLGGAQNIDSVGSCITRLRLEVAKSDAVDRDGLNGLGARGVVFVGDNGIQVIFGARAQFIAQTMSTMIGK is encoded by the coding sequence ATGAGTCTGATATCAGGGTTTGTTAAATCGCTGTCTAAGTTATCAATGATTGGTCGCGCCTTAATGCTGCCAATTTCACTGCTTCCCGCTGCGGGCCTGCTGCTGGCCTTCGGCGATAAGTTCCACCTGCCGCTAATGATGAACGCCGGCGGGGTTATCTTTGATAACCTGCCGATGCTGTTTGCCATAGGCTCCGCCGTGGGTCTGGCGTCCGAGTCCGGCATCGCGGCGCTCTCCGCGGCAGTCTCGGTGTTTGTCACCAACATCACCATCAGCACCGTGCTGAGCATTACGCCGGAAATGGCCTCACAGGGCGGGAAATACGCCATGGTGGTCGGTATCCCGACGCTGCAGATGGGCGTCTTTGGCGGTCTTATCTGCGGGATCCTCGCAGCCTGGTGCTATAACCGCTTCCACACCATGCAGCTGCCGGAGTTCCTCGGCTTCTTCTCCGGGAAGCGCTTTGTGGCAATCGCCACGGCGTTCCTCTCTTTCCTGATGGGGCTGCTGCTGCCGTACGTCTGGCAGCATATTCAGGCCGGTATCGACGCGCTCTCCGTGATCGTGAACGGCGACAACCAGGCGGCATCGACCTTTATCTTCGGCCTGGTGGAGCGCGCGCTGATCCCGCTCGGCCTGCACCATATCTGGTACCCGTCCTTCTGGTATTCGTTCGGGGATTACACCACCCAGGCGGGCCAGGTGATCCACGGCGACCAGACCATCTGGTTCAAGATGCTCGAAGAGGGGGTGAAATCCTTCAGCAGCGATACCTACCAGAACGCCGGTAAGTTCATGCAGGGCGAGTTCCCGCTGATGCTGTTCGCGCTGCCTGCGGCGTGCCTGGCGATGTACCACGAAGCGCACACCAAAAATAAGAAAATCGCGGCCGGTATTCTGTTCTCTGCGGCGCTCACCTGCTTCCTGACGGGGATCACCGAGCCGGTAGAGTTCACCTTTATCTTCGTGGCGCCAATTCTGTACGTCTTTAACGCCATCATGGCGGGCCTGGCGTACATGACCATGTACCTGCTGCACGCGCATATCGCCAAATCGTTCTCGGCGGGCTTTATCGACTACCTGTCGTTCGGGATCCTGCCGTCGTTTAACGGCTATCAGACCAACTTCCTGAGCGCCATTATCATCGGCATTCCAATGGCGCTGATTTACTACTTTACGTTCCGCTTCGTGATCCGCCGCTTCGACGTGAAAACGCCGGGCCGTACGGAAGTGACCGCCAGCGCGAATGACAAGTCCGATTCCGAACTTGCCACTGAAATCATCGGCCTGCTGGGCGGCGCGCAGAACATTGACTCCGTCGGCTCCTGCATCACCCGCCTGCGTCTGGAAGTGGCGAAGAGCGATGCGGTGGACAGGGACGGACTGAACGGTCTCGGCGCGCGCGGCGTGGTCTTCGTCGGCGATAACGGGATTCAGGTGATTTTCGGTGCGAGAGCACAGTTTATCGCCCAGACCATGTCCACCATGATCGGCAAATAA
- the fimH gene encoding type 1 fimbrin D-mannose specific adhesin FimH has translation MIKIHILALSLLALLPATNALATVCVNEKGVPTEVHYDLTDKFNSSNNQVGQVVTLSEKSQWVGVNAVCPKGTVGNTTKRSYVTDYPVTGTSDGYQYLKLNDYLDGAMKITDSYAGAFYPPKNYIQMGSHPNVSKNKPFGVQDSSLIFRLKVTRRFINMVVIPRATMFRVYVTTTSSDPLTTPVYTISYSGIIQVPQSCAINAGNVVEFDFGDIGASLFSKAGVGNKPEGVSSQSKTIAIKCTNVEANAMLTMRVEAEKVSDNVLVSDNPDVGFIIANESGAPLTPNNLTSKIPFRLDDSAQAQVGIRVWPVSVTGNKPAEGRFTSRGYLRVDYD, from the coding sequence GTGATTAAAATCCATATCTTAGCCTTGTCGCTTCTGGCACTCCTGCCCGCGACAAACGCGTTAGCCACCGTGTGCGTCAATGAAAAGGGCGTGCCGACGGAGGTGCATTACGACCTGACGGATAAATTCAACAGCTCGAATAACCAGGTTGGGCAGGTTGTGACCCTCAGCGAGAAATCGCAGTGGGTGGGGGTCAATGCCGTCTGCCCGAAGGGCACCGTCGGGAATACGACCAAGCGCAGCTACGTCACGGATTATCCGGTCACCGGGACCAGTGATGGCTATCAGTATCTGAAGCTTAACGACTATCTGGACGGGGCGATGAAAATCACGGACAGCTATGCTGGCGCGTTTTATCCACCCAAAAATTATATCCAGATGGGGAGCCATCCGAACGTTTCAAAAAACAAACCGTTTGGCGTGCAGGATTCCAGCCTTATTTTCCGTCTTAAGGTGACCCGACGCTTTATCAATATGGTGGTGATTCCGCGTGCCACCATGTTCCGGGTTTACGTCACCACCACCTCCTCCGATCCGTTGACCACGCCGGTCTACACCATCAGCTACAGCGGAATCATTCAGGTGCCGCAGAGCTGCGCCATCAACGCCGGCAATGTGGTTGAGTTTGATTTCGGCGACATTGGCGCCTCCCTGTTCAGCAAGGCTGGCGTGGGTAACAAGCCGGAGGGCGTCTCATCGCAAAGCAAAACCATCGCGATTAAATGCACCAACGTGGAGGCAAACGCCATGCTGACGATGCGCGTCGAAGCTGAAAAGGTCTCCGATAACGTGCTGGTGTCGGATAACCCGGATGTGGGGTTCATCATTGCCAACGAGAGCGGTGCGCCGCTCACGCCTAACAACCTGACGAGCAAAATTCCGTTCCGCCTGGACGACAGCGCCCAGGCGCAGGTGGGGATCCGGGTTTGGCCGGTGAGCGTGACGGGCAACAAGCCAGCGGAAGGGCGCTTTACCTCGCGCGGATATTTGCGCGTGGATTACGACTAA
- the sfmF gene encoding fimbria assembly protein, with the protein MRNGIRFITVALFALCTQAQAETALGEINIRLYGNIVDFTCVAEGNDSDKTVTLGTWPTKQLNTTGSRTQPMPFTLKLTGCPPGAASITFSGKADGSNSGLLALNDASTASHVAVEIRDADKTRLALQQASQPVTVDAQGNATLSFYANYIATADNPQPGRADADATFMINYN; encoded by the coding sequence ATGCGAAACGGGATCCGTTTTATCACCGTGGCGCTCTTTGCGCTTTGCACCCAGGCTCAGGCGGAAACCGCATTGGGCGAAATTAATATTCGGCTCTACGGCAATATTGTCGATTTCACCTGCGTGGCAGAGGGTAACGATAGCGACAAAACGGTCACGCTGGGCACCTGGCCCACGAAGCAGCTCAACACCACGGGGAGCCGCACGCAGCCAATGCCCTTCACGCTGAAGCTGACCGGCTGCCCGCCCGGGGCGGCGTCCATTACGTTCTCCGGTAAAGCTGACGGGAGCAACAGCGGATTGCTGGCGCTGAATGATGCCAGTACAGCGAGCCACGTCGCCGTTGAGATCAGGGATGCAGATAAGACGCGCCTGGCGCTTCAGCAGGCCAGCCAGCCGGTCACGGTTGATGCGCAGGGGAATGCGACGCTGTCATTTTATGCCAATTATATTGCCACTGCCGATAACCCTCAGCCCGGACGGGCTGATGCGGATGCCACCTTCATGATTAATTATAATTAG
- the ybcJ gene encoding ribosome-associated protein YbcJ, with protein MATFSLGKHPHVELCDLLKLEGWSESGAQAKIVIADGRVLVDGVVETRKRCKIVAGQTVSFEGQSVTVTA; from the coding sequence ATGGCCACATTTTCATTAGGCAAACACCCGCACGTTGAGCTGTGCGATCTGCTCAAGCTCGAAGGCTGGAGCGAAAGCGGCGCTCAGGCGAAAATCGTTATCGCCGACGGGCGGGTTTTAGTCGACGGCGTGGTGGAAACCCGCAAGCGCTGCAAGATTGTCGCGGGACAGACCGTGAGCTTTGAAGGTCAGAGCGTGACCGTGACGGCCTGA
- the fimA gene encoding type 1 fimbrial protein subunit FimA, whose translation MKLSNIASSVIATLALVAGAANAADPVTPVTVNGGTVHFKGELVNAACSVNTDSSEQTVNLGQYRTAKFTKVGDTTSNIPFNIELNDCDPLVAKTAAVAFTGQIDATDKTLLAVTSGNNDNTAKGVGIEILDSKSSVLTPDGATFSAAKDLIKGTNTLQFTARYKSTAATTEPGQANADATFVMKYE comes from the coding sequence ATGAAACTCAGCAACATTGCTTCTTCTGTTATTGCAACACTGGCCCTGGTCGCGGGTGCCGCTAATGCAGCCGACCCGGTTACGCCGGTTACCGTAAATGGCGGTACCGTGCATTTTAAAGGTGAACTGGTTAATGCTGCTTGTTCAGTAAATACCGATTCTTCCGAGCAGACGGTTAATCTCGGTCAGTATCGTACCGCGAAATTCACCAAAGTGGGCGACACCACCTCTAATATTCCGTTCAACATCGAACTGAATGACTGCGATCCGCTGGTTGCTAAAACCGCTGCCGTTGCCTTCACCGGCCAGATCGACGCGACCGACAAAACTCTGCTGGCCGTGACGTCCGGTAACAACGACAACACCGCGAAAGGCGTGGGTATTGAAATCCTCGACAGCAAATCCAGCGTGCTGACCCCGGACGGTGCGACCTTCTCTGCCGCGAAAGACCTGATTAAAGGGACTAACACCCTGCAATTCACCGCGCGCTACAAATCAACGGCTGCGACCACCGAGCCAGGCCAGGCGAACGCTGACGCCACCTTCGTAATGAAATACGAATAA
- the malI gene encoding Mal regulon transcriptional regulator MalI produces MKKVSIIDVAKHAGVSVSTVSLVLRQKGKISEATIEKVNAAITTLGYVHNVAAANLRANTSNLIGLILRDFSDSFSIKVMASIVQELEKQGYMVFLGQPLNDREHLERTLLSFKQQGVAGVIYLASDTCNAALPEQIRQCPLPLVVVSQSLLDEKCNLVMRDNRQAANLAARYLIERGHRTIAYIGGREGCLIREQRLLGFRSAMTQNGLVWRDEYSPACSDDTQAAAMATRQLLEKNNAITALLCHSPDAMIGSISGIHQVGRTVGKDVFLTQQVALIGFEDMLHVNLTSPSFTYVSSASDETGRQAAGLIIRKLKEPDLQTQRITLSGQLIARESA; encoded by the coding sequence TTGAAGAAAGTCAGCATCATTGATGTCGCAAAGCACGCGGGCGTGTCGGTCTCTACCGTCTCGCTGGTGCTACGCCAGAAAGGGAAAATCTCAGAGGCGACGATCGAGAAGGTCAATGCCGCCATCACGACGCTGGGCTATGTTCATAACGTTGCCGCTGCCAACCTTCGCGCCAACACCTCCAATCTGATCGGCCTGATCCTGCGTGACTTCAGCGACAGTTTTTCCATCAAGGTGATGGCGAGCATCGTTCAGGAGCTGGAGAAGCAGGGTTATATGGTTTTTCTCGGCCAGCCGCTGAACGACCGTGAACATCTGGAACGCACCCTGCTGTCATTTAAGCAGCAGGGCGTCGCGGGCGTTATTTATCTGGCGTCTGACACCTGTAACGCCGCTTTACCGGAGCAAATCCGCCAGTGCCCACTGCCGCTGGTGGTGGTCTCGCAGTCCCTGCTCGATGAAAAATGCAATCTGGTAATGCGCGACAACCGCCAGGCGGCGAACCTGGCCGCGCGCTATCTTATCGAGCGCGGACACCGCACGATCGCCTACATTGGCGGGCGCGAGGGTTGTCTTATCCGCGAGCAGCGCCTGCTCGGCTTTCGCAGCGCGATGACGCAAAACGGGCTGGTCTGGCGCGATGAATATTCACCGGCCTGCAGCGACGACACCCAGGCCGCCGCGATGGCGACGCGTCAGTTGCTGGAAAAAAACAACGCCATCACCGCCCTGCTTTGCCACTCCCCGGATGCGATGATCGGCTCCATTTCCGGCATTCATCAGGTGGGCCGCACCGTGGGGAAAGACGTCTTCTTAACCCAGCAGGTCGCGCTGATCGGTTTTGAAGATATGCTGCACGTTAACCTCACCTCCCCTTCCTTCACCTACGTCTCCTCGGCCAGCGATGAAACCGGGCGACAGGCGGCGGGGCTGATTATCCGCAAGCTTAAGGAGCCGGATCTGCAAACCCAGCGCATTACGCTTTCCGGGCAGCTTATCGCACGCGAGTCGGCGTAA
- the fimI gene encoding type 1 fimbrial protein subunit FimI, with translation MTRTGTLLLLTLAMACPASAHTVVIEGGKVHLRGELVNGGCAVAPDSQNMRIDMGQYRTNSFSGVGSFSTVNVPFTVRLLDCSVDVSRTVGIQFQGVTPAEDPQVFLATSRPGETPVSSGVGLALFDEQQRQIIPNATAISWLPVNTSALAFHFSARYRAISEHLVPGNIQSDVWFTLIYP, from the coding sequence ATGACAAGGACTGGAACACTACTGCTGTTAACCCTCGCGATGGCTTGCCCGGCATCGGCACATACCGTGGTGATCGAAGGCGGCAAGGTGCATCTTCGGGGGGAGCTGGTAAACGGCGGCTGCGCCGTGGCGCCCGACAGCCAGAATATGCGCATCGACATGGGGCAGTACCGAACCAATTCATTTTCCGGTGTGGGCAGCTTTTCAACGGTTAATGTGCCTTTCACCGTGCGGCTGCTGGACTGCAGCGTGGATGTCTCGCGCACCGTGGGGATCCAGTTTCAGGGCGTGACGCCCGCGGAAGATCCGCAGGTTTTTCTGGCGACATCGCGGCCAGGTGAAACGCCTGTCAGCAGCGGCGTGGGGCTGGCGCTTTTTGATGAGCAGCAGCGTCAGATTATCCCGAATGCGACGGCCATTAGCTGGCTGCCGGTCAATACCAGCGCGCTCGCATTTCATTTTAGCGCCCGCTATCGCGCTATTTCCGAACACCTCGTGCCAGGCAATATACAGTCGGATGTCTGGTTTACGTTGATTTATCCATAA